Below is a genomic region from Flavobacteriales bacterium.
GACAATTTTATCGCCAGAGAGAATACCAACACTTTGTGATGGACCACCCGAAATAGGGGCAACTACCAAAATGGTATCGTCTAGCAAGTTAAATTCTACACCGATTCCATCAAAACTACCCTCCATGGGTTCGTTGACGGCAGACAAATCTTTCGCTTTTATGTAATAGGAGTGAGGGTCAAGTTCTTCTAAGAGGTTAGTGACGGCTTTTTCTATTAGTTCCTCCCTATCTATGCTATCGACATAAGCTTCTTCCAATTGGGACAACACTAAGTTAAATTTGTTGAATTCGCTTTGCTGAAAGGTGTTAAAATTTAGGGATTTGCCAAGATAAATACCTAGGATAAGAATTAGGGCAAATACGATGGGGCTAAAATGAGATTTCTTATTCAGCATCCTCAAAGTGTAAGAGTTCTACATTGGCTTTTCTTAAGAAATCCAAGCCTGTGGTATCCTTATATTCATCGAGATAGACCAGTCTTTTTATGCCAGATTGATGTATCAGTTTGCTGCATTCTTTGCAAGGGGAAATAGTCAGGTATAGGGTAGCACCTTTACAGTCGTTGGTAGAACGGGCTACTTTCATTATAGCATTGGCCTCAGCATGCAAGACGTACCATTTGGTATTACCCTCTTCATCTTCGCAGGTGTTTTCGAAACCAGAAGGGCAACCGTTATAGCCGTCAGAAATAATCATCTTATCCTTTACGATGAGTGCCCCGACTTGTTTTCTTTCACAATGCGACAGCTTGGCCCATTCTTGCGCCATTTTCAAATATGCCTTATCGTACTTTCTTTGTTTCATTTATTATAAACTAGAGTGTACAAAAGTACAAAAAAACCCCCTCAATTCTTGAGGAGGTTTGTAGTACCCGAGGCCGGGGTCGAACCGGCACGATATTGCTATCACTGGATTTTGAATCCAGCGCGTCTACCAATTCCGCCACTCGGGCAAATTTTAGCGACAGCAAAGGTAAAGTCTTTTTTGGCATACACCAATGAAAGTGTAGAAAATAGTTTTGGGATAAATCAATTTTTCTATCTTTGCCCCCCATAAAAATACTATGTCGTCTAAAGTTAAAATATTTGCTGCTTCGGCGAGTAAGGAATTAGCCCTTACCATAGCTGAAAAATTCGGACAGCCACTAGGGGATACGTCTATCGTATATTTTAGTGACGGTGAGTTTGAGCCTTCTTTTGACGAAACGGTAAGAGGTTGCCACGTTTTTATAGTACAATCTACACCACCGCCATCTGATAATCTGATGGAATTGTTGTTGATGATTGATGCTGCCAAACGAGCTTCAGCCTACAAAATATCGGCAGTTATGCCTTATTTCGGTTATGCTAGACAAGACAAAAAAGGCAAGCCAAGAGTGCCGATAGGGGCTAAATTAGTATCTAATTTATTGACTGC
It encodes:
- a CDS encoding dCMP deaminase family protein; its protein translation is MKQRKYDKAYLKMAQEWAKLSHCERKQVGALIVKDKMIISDGYNGCPSGFENTCEDEEGNTKWYVLHAEANAIMKVARSTNDCKGATLYLTISPCKECSKLIHQSGIKRLVYLDEYKDTTGLDFLRKANVELLHFEDAE